One segment of Deltaproteobacteria bacterium DNA contains the following:
- a CDS encoding alpha/beta fold hydrolase: MLIADDGQFIDIEGLRTFYVRRGKGHPIVLIHGGAPGVCASVSWSPNVDRFVDAGFEVIAFDQPGYGLTDNGDDFSMEFRCRHAQAFLAEIALERFHMVANSQGAYIAVNIALADSRARRFVTTASGTIAPRGSAASAEQAAAHGAQLRSYEPSLENVRNMTMKTLYHNELVDDALVATRYEMSVGKNYEAQQKRRDAPAPPSLSDVLPTLKNKTLLLWGRDDHGVALERGMLLFQQLPNVEMHVFSECGHWCQWDQTERFHNVVENFLNAPE; encoded by the coding sequence ATGCTGATCGCGGATGACGGGCAATTCATCGATATCGAGGGCTTGCGAACCTTCTACGTTCGGCGTGGGAAAGGGCATCCCATCGTCCTGATCCATGGCGGAGCACCGGGCGTTTGCGCATCTGTAAGCTGGAGTCCCAACGTCGACCGGTTCGTCGACGCCGGTTTCGAAGTCATTGCCTTCGATCAGCCCGGATACGGTCTCACGGACAACGGCGACGACTTCTCGATGGAGTTCCGTTGCCGTCACGCGCAGGCCTTTCTCGCCGAGATCGCGCTCGAGCGGTTTCACATGGTCGCCAATTCCCAGGGCGCTTACATCGCGGTCAACATCGCGCTCGCGGACTCCCGCGCGCGCCGCTTCGTCACCACGGCCAGCGGCACCATCGCTCCGCGAGGCTCGGCGGCATCCGCTGAGCAGGCGGCGGCGCACGGGGCGCAGCTCAGGAGCTACGAGCCCAGCCTGGAAAACGTCCGCAACATGACCATGAAGACCCTGTACCACAACGAATTGGTGGACGACGCGCTGGTGGCCACCCGCTACGAGATGAGCGTGGGCAAGAACTACGAAGCGCAGCAGAAGAGGCGCGATGCGCCCGCGCCGCCATCCTTGAGCGACGTGCTGCCGACACTCAAGAACAAGACACTGCTGCTGTGGGGCCGGGACGATCACGGCGTCGCCCTCGAACGCGGGATGCTGCTCTTCCAGCAGCTTCCCAATGTCGAGATGCACGTGTTCAGTGAATGCGGCCACTGGTGCCAGTGGGACCAGACAGAGCGTTTTCACAACGTCGTGGAGAACTTCCTGAACGCCCCTGAATGA
- a CDS encoding ABC transporter ATP-binding protein, giving the protein SFTVEPGEALGIVGESGSGKTVTALSIMRLLDPAARITRGQIWFDGRDLATQDESAMESIRGRRIGMVFQEPMTSLNPGYTVGEQVAEVYRHHLRFSHAEARRRTIEMFERVKLPGAREMFNKYPHEFSGGMRQRVTIAAALACGPSLLIADEPTTAVDVTIQAQILSLLGELQRDMNLGLLFISHDLAVVSELCTRAAVLYGAKLMEVGSTDAIFTAPRHPYTAGLINSVPQRGQPLQGVPGTIFDLRTPPPGCRFHPRCAHVQPRCKRDIPELTRSPANTPAERGHVYACHYPLARVGTRPT; this is encoded by the coding sequence TTTCGTTCACCGTGGAGCCCGGCGAGGCCCTGGGCATCGTGGGGGAATCGGGATCGGGCAAGACCGTGACCGCGTTGTCCATCATGCGCCTGCTCGATCCGGCGGCCAGGATCACGCGCGGGCAGATCTGGTTCGACGGCCGGGACCTCGCAACCCAGGACGAGTCCGCCATGGAGTCCATTCGCGGGCGCAGGATCGGCATGGTGTTCCAGGAGCCCATGACCAGCCTCAACCCGGGCTACACCGTGGGGGAGCAAGTGGCCGAGGTGTACCGCCATCACCTTCGCTTCAGCCACGCGGAGGCACGGCGCCGCACCATCGAGATGTTCGAGCGCGTCAAGCTGCCGGGCGCCCGGGAGATGTTCAACAAGTACCCGCACGAATTCAGCGGCGGCATGCGCCAGCGCGTGACCATCGCCGCCGCGCTGGCATGCGGACCGTCCCTCCTGATCGCGGACGAACCCACGACGGCCGTGGACGTCACGATTCAGGCGCAAATCCTGTCGCTGCTCGGGGAGCTTCAACGGGACATGAACCTGGGGCTCCTGTTCATCTCCCACGACTTGGCCGTGGTATCGGAGCTGTGCACGCGCGCCGCCGTTCTCTACGGGGCGAAATTGATGGAAGTCGGGAGCACGGACGCGATATTCACCGCTCCGAGGCACCCTTACACGGCGGGCCTCATCAACTCGGTGCCGCAGAGAGGGCAGCCATTGCAGGGCGTCCCCGGCACCATCTTCGACCTGCGCACGCCGCCTCCGGGCTGCCGCTTCCATCCGCGCTGTGCCCACGTCCAGCCGCGATGCAAACGGGACATCCCGGAGTTGACCCGGTCGCCGGCGAATACGCCGGCGGAGCGCGGGCATGTATACGCATGCCACTATCCGTTGGCTCGTGTCGGAACGCGGCCAACGTAA
- a CDS encoding ABC transporter ATP-binding protein, producing the protein MMEAPGMAGSAPSLLHVRDLVKYFDVSGGAFRRLLYGRRTVQAVDGVSFEVARGETLGLVGESGSGKSTTAKLIARLLPVMSGDVFLAGRDILKASTSDMKALRKDIQFVFQDPFSSLNPRMRTEMIIGRALSIHFGLHGDARRERVVQLLEQVGLSSQHLERYPHEFSGGQRQRIAVARALATEPSLILADEPVSSLDVSIQAQVLSLLQDLRRRLRLTMVFITHDLNVAEYVSDRIAVMYGGKIMEEGATDDVMQRPLHPYTKALLDTRPRIGHTGQLRPLEGEPAVPLNPGPGCRFASRCPLRVAECTEQAVPLLEKRRGHGVACIRA; encoded by the coding sequence ATGATGGAAGCCCCCGGTATGGCCGGCAGCGCGCCGTCTCTGCTCCACGTCCGCGACCTCGTCAAGTATTTCGACGTGAGCGGAGGGGCGTTTCGCCGCCTTCTCTACGGCCGGCGCACGGTGCAGGCGGTGGACGGGGTTTCGTTCGAGGTCGCCCGGGGCGAAACCCTGGGCCTCGTGGGAGAGAGCGGTTCGGGCAAGTCGACCACGGCCAAGCTCATCGCGAGGCTGCTTCCGGTCATGTCCGGGGACGTGTTCCTCGCCGGCCGCGACATTCTGAAGGCGTCCACCAGCGACATGAAGGCGCTGCGCAAGGACATCCAGTTCGTCTTCCAGGACCCGTTCTCCTCCCTGAATCCGCGGATGCGCACCGAGATGATCATCGGCCGGGCCCTGTCCATCCATTTCGGCCTCCACGGGGACGCGCGGCGCGAGCGTGTCGTGCAACTGCTCGAGCAGGTGGGATTGTCCTCACAACACCTTGAACGCTACCCGCACGAGTTCAGTGGAGGACAGCGGCAGCGGATCGCCGTCGCCAGGGCGCTGGCCACGGAGCCTTCGCTGATCCTGGCGGACGAACCCGTCTCGTCGCTGGACGTATCGATTCAGGCCCAGGTCCTGTCCCTCCTACAGGACCTCCGCAGGCGGCTGCGGCTCACCATGGTCTTCATCACCCACGACCTCAACGTGGCCGAATACGTGTCCGACCGCATCGCGGTCATGTACGGCGGCAAGATCATGGAGGAGGGCGCCACGGACGACGTGATGCAACGCCCGCTGCATCCTTACACCAAGGCCCTCCTCGACACGCGCCCGCGCATCGGCCACACGGGCCAACTGCGCCCCCTCGAAGGCGAGCCCGCGGTGCCGTTGAACCCCGGCCCGGGCTGCCGGTTCGCATCCCGCTGTCCGCTGCGCGTCGCGGAATGCACGGAGCAAGCCGTTCCCTTGCTGGAGAAGAGGAGGGGGCACGGGGTCGCGTGTATCCGGGCGTAG
- a CDS encoding glutathione S-transferase N-terminal domain-containing protein, whose protein sequence is MIDLYTWRTPNGRKVSVMLEELEMSYTVHPINIGKDEQFAPDFLAISPNNKIPAIVDQDGPEGSPYSLFESGAILLYLSEKAGGRFLPEESRARHDVMQWLMFQMGGVGPMFGQAHHFIGAKEQLPYAIDRYKNETRRLYGVMEKRLSDHEYLADDYSVADIATYPWVGRYERHQVDLADFPNVKRWFDAIGARPAVQRGMQVPPDA, encoded by the coding sequence ATGATCGATCTGTACACCTGGAGAACACCCAACGGCCGCAAGGTGTCCGTCATGCTGGAAGAGTTGGAGATGTCGTACACCGTGCATCCCATCAACATCGGCAAGGACGAGCAGTTCGCGCCGGATTTCCTCGCCATCAGTCCCAACAACAAGATACCCGCCATCGTCGACCAGGATGGTCCGGAGGGCAGCCCCTACAGCCTGTTCGAGTCCGGCGCCATCCTGCTCTACCTTTCCGAAAAGGCTGGCGGCCGGTTTCTCCCCGAGGAGTCCCGGGCGCGCCACGACGTCATGCAGTGGCTCATGTTCCAGATGGGCGGGGTAGGGCCAATGTTCGGCCAGGCGCACCACTTCATCGGCGCCAAGGAGCAGCTTCCCTACGCCATCGACCGGTACAAGAACGAAACCCGCCGTCTATATGGCGTGATGGAGAAACGCTTGTCCGATCATGAGTATCTTGCCGATGACTACTCGGTGGCGGACATCGCGACCTACCCGTGGGTAGGCCGGTACGAGAGACACCAGGTGGATCTGGCCGACTTTCCGAACGTCAAGCGCTGGTTCGACGCCATCGGTGCCCGCCCAGCGGTCCAGCGCGGGATGCAGGTACCGCCGGATGCCTAG
- a CDS encoding CbtB-domain containing protein has protein sequence MMEVTERLTRSAASGLTAVMSEASSFYLKSAVFMAVVGVLLYVSLAAAYPPVHDALHDLRHGLAIVPCH, from the coding sequence ATGATGGAAGTGACAGAGCGACTGACTCGAAGCGCCGCGTCCGGACTCACCGCGGTGATGTCCGAAGCATCGTCCTTTTACCTGAAGTCCGCGGTGTTCATGGCGGTGGTGGGCGTGCTTCTTTACGTGAGTCTGGCCGCCGCCTATCCTCCGGTTCACGATGCCCTGCATGACTTGCGTCATGGTCTGGCCATTGTTCCGTGCCACTAG